A stretch of Manduca sexta isolate Smith_Timp_Sample1 unplaced genomic scaffold, JHU_Msex_v1.0 HiC_scaffold_214, whole genome shotgun sequence DNA encodes these proteins:
- the LOC119191939 gene encoding uncharacterized protein LOC119191939, protein MLPLLLLLQAYTAASQTQKNFTIKYVQTCPDVGYFVQRELAPNSLGLGPCFLCFCQNDGTATCWRREDWRCDVEKYHHHHVGRRDTRIRRGIGLGDVFFRDATRDVFNKNMPEQCKPFESSFSDGCPPEDWCIGCTVCDCDANGRWDCHVLSFCDKTTRKPSKKRKGNYRRTVIRKHK, encoded by the exons CTTCCCAAACCCAAAAGAACTTCACAATAAAATACGTGCAGACGTGTCCAGACGTGGGCTACTTCGTGCAGAGGGAGCTCGCTCCTAACTCATTGGGTTTAGGGCCGTGTTTCCTCTGCTTCTGCCAGAATGACGGTACAGCTACTTGTTGGAGGCGGGAAGACTGGAGATGTGATGTTGAGAAGTACCATCACCATCACGTAGGGAGAAG GGATACTAGAATCCGTCGCGGCATTGGACTTGGTGACGTATTTTTCCGCGACGCCACTAGAGACG tattcaacaaaaatatgcCGGAACAATGCAAGCCTTTTGAGTCGAGTTTCAGCGACGGATGCCCACCCG AGGACTGGTGCATCGGCTGTACGGTGTGTGACTGCGACGCCAATGGCCGCTGGGACTGCCACGTGCTCAGCTTCTGCGACA aAACTACAAGGAAACCTTCAAAGAAACGCAAAGGTAACTACAGAAGGACAGTCATCAGAAAACACAAGTGA